Genomic DNA from Chelonia mydas isolate rCheMyd1 chromosome 6, rCheMyd1.pri.v2, whole genome shotgun sequence:
ggtgctggaaccaAAACAGGTAATTGTGCAGAATGTCCCAGTATGGGTATTCAGAATGGACTACAGTATAATGGCTGGAAACAAAGTGAAGAGATCCTACAGAAGATTCAACTGTATGGATCAGACCAAAAAACTTGTTGGAAAACTGGGGAAAGACCACAACCCCGAAATTCCAGACACAGGGATTAATATGCATCTTTTTAGACACTGCGCTGCTTAAGAATCATATTTTTATGTTATTATACAGAACCATGCATTCGTGTAACAGGACAGATGTTTGTAGACACACATGTAAACGCAAGTCTATTGCCTTCCTTTTACATTTCTGTCAGTAAAGCTGGCTAAACAATCTCATTAGGAAGCAAACTAAAAGCAATTCCTAATTTGAAAGTGATGAATGAAAGCCTATGCCACCAAGCACTCCCCACTGCTTCTTCCCATCGCCCCAGTCTTCACCTGAATTAAtactataaaatggggaagcaGTGCAACTGAATGAAATCAtttttctgttcccagttctcTCTGGGCAATGAGGTATTCTTATCTTCATGCCAAAGGGTCTCATAAGAGCAGCTTCAAGAGGCAAGCTCAAGCTCACCTTCAGAGAGAAGCCAGAAGAAGTTCTGAGGCATTGGTGGAAATTAATCTTCCAGTTCTTAGACAACCATAACCATTTCTCTCATAGTCCTCCAGGACTAACTCATTGCTTTCCACATAACAGTACCAGCTGCTCTCTCCTTAGAGCTCTATCGAATCCATTTGTTTTCAGATTTCTGGAGGCTAATTCCTAATATGCATATTTCACAGGCAGTGGACATGACGTATAACTCAAAGTTTTGTGTTCATGCGCAGCCTCGAACAATAACTGTGTGACCCTACAGCCaactctgcctctcctcctcatACTTTTGTGGGTCAATGAAAGGCTTGTCAATGGACCGGATCATCAGCTCCCCACAGTACACGCATTCAGCTGCTACAATATCATCAATGTCTGCCTTGATCTGCTCCCGACTCTGCTGTCCCTTCCCCAAGCTGGTGGCATCTGTGTCCTTGGGGCGATGATGGGCTTTGGAGGGCTGGCTTGTGGCTCCCAGCTTCTTCTGAAGGTCTTCTAGCTTAGCTTGCTTGTAGGCAGGCAGGTTTGGAAAAACTGCCTGGAACAGACAGTCATAGTGGAACATGTGGCCGCAAAGGAAAAGGTAGAAAGGGCGGTTTAGGAGTGGAAAGTCACAGGCTGCACACTTCTCCTGAGGCTCCACAGAGCCATATTTGTTTCTCATCTCCTGGATGTCCTCCCGGATTCTCTTGGCACTCTGTGTAGCTTCCTCCATCTCTCTCTTCAGCTCCTCAATGTGCCTGTTGTAGTCCTCCAGAGAGTTGCAGATTGCCTCCTTGAAGTGGTCGATTGTGAcaaagtcagggaagaagggaaGGACGTCTTCAATCTTTAGTAAGTTGCAGCTAGAAAGGCAGGCCATAGCCTTCTTGACGTCCTTCTCTTCCTGGACCACGTGGCGAGCAATTTTCAACCAGAGCTTCTTCCGTAGTTCCTCATCCTCTTCAGGGAGGTCTGCACAGGACTTTGCTAGATCCACATCCACCTGAAAATTGAACAGAACAGTAAGGAAACAAAATTATGATTTCCTCTTCACTTCTCTCTCCGTCATGAGAGCCCACTACCAGTAAAGGAAGGACACCAGTAGGAGATCTCTCCCTTATGTCAATCATAACTACAGCTATACAGTTGACATGCCCACTTGGCTGTTTGTCAGCCACATCCTCTCTCCCCCTGAGACATCCACTCCCAACACAAAAGGTGTGCATAGCAATTCTGGATCACTTTGAAGAGTCATTAGGGTCCAGGAACACAACAGGAAGATCTAGCTCTCCAAAGCCACTAGTGACCTTCGACCTCCAAGGTTACAACAATGAATTAAGTATCCACCCTCATACAGCAGGCACAGTTACAATTTTTGACCTTTACCGGGCTAGAGCATTTATCTCCTCCACAGTATTCTCTATACTCAGAATGTAGGATTCTGCAAATATTGTGATGAACTAAACTCAGTAAATGTCAGCACTTTAAATTGTACACACTGCACTGTCATCATTCAGAACCTAAGTTACCTCTACACTAATTTAAACTTTCTACAAGATGACCAAGGGGGGATAAATTCATTTTAagtttttcttgccttttttaattaaatcaggAGATTAAGAATAGGGTGGGATCCTCAGATCAGCAGAGCTGGTTATCAATGAGCAGAGTACCACAGAGCCAGGACTGCATTAACAGAAACCACATCCCCCACCACACAGTCTCTTTCACTCTCCTAAGATTATGGTCTGTGAAAATCAGATATCCACTGTGGGTATCTttacactacaattagacacccagggctggcccatgccatcTGACTCAGGCTAAAgaactgtttaattgtggtacaCACATTTCAAATTGGGCTgcaagcctgagctctgggaacctcccacctcgcagggtcctagagtctgGGATCTAgaccgagcccaaacatctacatcgcaattaaacagccccttagcatgggccagagtcagctggcacaggccagccaatttttaattgcagtgtaaacataccctgatAGTTCTGAGCTTCCACTATTGCTCTAAGTTAATATGGTGACAGATATTCCCTCCCTTTCTTGGGGCCTTTATAACCCTTTAAACACACTAGCCagccttcccaccccttccctttaagaaagggaaagctCTCCACCATTGGACCTTCAAGAACAAATTAACTAAGAGTACTAAACATAGTAGCACACACCTGCAGAGCTAGATCCACTGCTTCCTCATATAACTCCATCACTTTGTAAACATGGACACAGGCTCGGTGGTGTCCATGCTCTGCACACAACCGAAGCGCATACTTCAGGTCATAGTGGATCCTGTTAGGGTTGGCTCCTGCTTGTTCGAGATATGATAGCAGCGAGTCTGGCCGACACAAAGCATAGAGAGACAACAGATAGTTGTGAATGGCTTGCTCGGTTTCCTCCAGCTCACACACACAGAATTCCATGTATCGAATAGCTTCACTGATCTGTTGGGTGCTCCCACTTTGGCTGTAGTTGACGAGGGCAGGTATGAGCTTCCTGGCATCCAGTTTCGTGCCCATGGAGATCCAAGCATCAACCACCTTCTTGGGGATGTGCTGGATCAGGACCGGAGAGAACTTGTAAAAGAGCTTCTCATCTCTGTGTCTGGTAAGGACGTTTAGGGCTTCATCATAGTCATCATGCTGGCAGTGATGGGCTACCACTCTCTCATAGTCCTGCATAATAACTGAAAAATAGACCATGTGTTCTGTGTCCCCATGGCTTGCTAGCAACTCATAGATGGACGCTCGGTTATTGAACAGGCACTCTTTGTTTCTGGGGCTGCTCAGGAAGCCGCAGAACTTCTCCCGAGTCGCCTCAAAGAGATTCCTTTTCGAGGTGTTCCCCTCCAGAGCACCTAGCCGATTCAAGTAAAGCTCTGTTAACCAGGTGGTCAGCAAAGTTGTCTGCGTCTTTTCAGAGGACTTTAAGCTGGCCAGTTTCTTGAGCAGAAACTCCATCAATGCCTCCTCCTGCTTGGCTTCAATGAACTTAAGGGCAATCTCTTCAAAGTAGTTCTGGGTCAGTGCATAACACTTGGCACTATCTAGGTACCTCTTGTTTTGGAAGGAGTGTTCTGCCTCTCTTGCCAACACAATATCTAGGCACTCAGGACGGTCTTTGCAGTACTCTTTGGCCAGATCAAACTTGTTAATGTTCATGTACATCTTCCAGACATCTCTCGATTCCCGTTGTACGTGGTAGCGGAATACAACTTTCTCCGTGTAGATCCAGATCTGCCCGACTGTGGGATCTTTGATCATGCGCTTCAACGAGCCAAACTTCTCCAAGAACAGGTCTTGGAAGACAACCTGCCCATTCAGAGTGCACACAGCCTTCACTCTGTCAGGCAGTAGCAGCAGGAAGTGGAACTGGGTGAGCACTATGGAGATTGGCTTGTTAGCTGCCACATCTACATCAGAGGGATACTCCCAGACCCGTTCATCACTCAGAATAGAGTCAGGCCGTCCATAGTCCAATGTACCATAC
This window encodes:
- the VPS18 gene encoding vacuolar protein sorting-associated protein 18 homolog — translated: MASILDEYEDSLSRSASLQQSRASVGIPHSGYVNARLEKETPIFNKQRIDFTPPEKINSLVVSCNQLCMSLGRDTLFRIDLGKADEPNQVELGRKDEARVYKMFLDHTGSHLVIALNTSECLYLNRSAQKVRTLSRWKGHLIESVGWNKFLGSETNTGPILVGTAQGQIYEAEISVSEGSLFSTNLDQYFRLAYTLEEEAGPTPVCCLEIERGLDGKCFIIATTRKRLFQFVGKVPEGAEQQGFGFVFGMHADHLPSFREFPASFGYSEIAFYTPKLRSSPRSFAWMMGNGVLYGTLDYGRPDSILSDERVWEYPSDVDVAANKPISIVLTQFHFLLLLPDRVKAVCTLNGQVVFQDLFLEKFGSLKRMIKDPTVGQIWIYTEKVVFRYHVQRESRDVWKMYMNINKFDLAKEYCKDRPECLDIVLAREAEHSFQNKRYLDSAKCYALTQNYFEEIALKFIEAKQEEALMEFLLKKLASLKSSEKTQTTLLTTWLTELYLNRLGALEGNTSKRNLFEATREKFCGFLSSPRNKECLFNNRASIYELLASHGDTEHMVYFSVIMQDYERVVAHHCQHDDYDEALNVLTRHRDEKLFYKFSPVLIQHIPKKVVDAWISMGTKLDARKLIPALVNYSQSGSTQQISEAIRYMEFCVCELEETEQAIHNYLLSLYALCRPDSLLSYLEQAGANPNRIHYDLKYALRLCAEHGHHRACVHVYKVMELYEEAVDLALQVDVDLAKSCADLPEEDEELRKKLWLKIARHVVQEEKDVKKAMACLSSCNLLKIEDVLPFFPDFVTIDHFKEAICNSLEDYNRHIEELKREMEEATQSAKRIREDIQEMRNKYGSVEPQEKCAACDFPLLNRPFYLFLCGHMFHYDCLFQAVFPNLPAYKQAKLEDLQKKLGATSQPSKAHHRPKDTDATSLGKGQQSREQIKADIDDIVAAECVYCGELMIRSIDKPFIDPQKYEEERQSWL